GGCGCCCTGTCCGAACTCGACGGTGGTGCCGGGGTCGACCGTGAGGTGGCCGTCCACCTGCACGTTCTCGCCGGTCTGAACGCGATAGGGGGCGTCGATGGCGTCCCACGTCACCTCGTCGTCACCCGGAATCGTGGCCCCGCGGACGAGCACGAAGTCCTCGTCGTTACCGGTGTAGGTCCCGGTATCAGAGAGGACGTGCGTGGTCGCGGAGGAGACCAGCCCGGCCCCGGAGGCGTTCGCGGTCACCGTGTTCTGCACGAAGGCGTCGACACGTGCGCTGCCGGAGAAGGCGAAGCCGTAGGCGTCGCTCTCGCGGAACGTACAGTTCGCGACGTTTACCCGCGAGCCGTCCCAGACGGCGAGGTTGGCCTTCCCTGGCGCGAAGATGTAGTCGTCGCCGCCGCCGTACTCGAACACCACGTGCTCGAACCGGCTCGGCGTCTGGTCGCTGCCGACGATACCGACGCCCTTCCAGTAGCCGCGGGTCCGCTGGGCGCCGGTGAACGTGATCGGCTGGACCTCCTCGGTCTCGGGGTCCATCCCGACCGCCCGGAGCGAACCGGGGCCGTCCTCCGAGACCAGGAGACCGACGCCCTGTCCGAACTCGACGGTCGTCCCGGGGGCGATGGTCAGCTCACCGTCCAGCCGGATGTTGTCCCCCGTCTCCACGGTGTACGGTACGTCGAGTGCGTCCCACGTGCCCTCGAAGTCGGCCCCGATGTCGGCTCCGTGCATGGCGACGCGGTCCTCGTCGTTGCCCGTGTAGGTGCTCCCGTCGCTCAGGAAGTGCGCTGACCGTGACGAGACGTACGCGGCACCGTCGCCGTTGGCCGTCAGTACGTTCTGCTCGAAACTGTCGACCGTCACGCTGCCGCTGTAGGCGAGCCCGTAGGCGTCGCTCTCGCGCAGGCTCGAGCTGTCGATACGGAGTCGTGCGCCGTCGATGGCCACGACGTTCGCTCGTGCAGGCGCGAAGATGAACGAGTCCCCGCCGCCGTACTCGACGACCGCGTAGGTCAGCTCGCTCTGCACCCGGTCGGACCCCTCGAAGAAGATGCCCTTCCAGAAGCCGCGTGTCGCCTGATCGCCGGTGAACACCACGGGCTCCGCACAGTTCCCGACCGCAGAGAGCGCGGAGTCGGCTCTGACGACGAGTGAGGTGTCCTGTGCGAAGCGGAGCTTCGTCCCCGGTTCGACGGTCAACACTGCGCCGTCCTCTACGTCGAGTGAGCTGGTGACCAGGTACTCGCTGGCCTCGGAGCCGAGCGTCGTGTCTTCGGTGACCGTGCCGCCGATCTCGACGACGTCGCCGCCGCCCGCGTTCCCCGCTGGACAGGCCTCGATGCCGGCCGTGGGCCCGACGCCCGCCGGCTGACCGTCGTCGTCCGTCGTGCCATCGTTCGCCTCGGTGCCCTGGTTCGTCGCCGGTGCGGAAGTCGTCCCGGCCTGGGTCTGGTCCGTCGCTGGCTCGTCCGACCCACCCGTGAGTGCCGAACAGCCCGCCACCGAGGTGGCGAAGGCGGTCGCCCCGACCGCTCTGAGCAGGTCGCGCCGGCGCGTCGACCGGTCGCCGTCCGTCATCGGTCTCCTCCGCTGGCCGCCGCCGCGTCGGCACGTGCGTCGAATCCGTTCGCAACTGCAGTCGCTGTCGGTGGTACCGTCTCTTGTCTACCCATCGACTGCTCGTCGGTCGCCGACCATCTTGACCTAGCAGTCGATGTACTTCGTGTCCCGCCACACGCGGGCGATTTGGGGGCGAAGCACGTCGTGTTCACCCGCCTGGACTCGGTCCGTCCTTCCCGCGCCGGATTGCTCAGACCGGTGTGACCGGGACCTCGGACTCCCGGAGGACACGGTCCGTGATCGACCCGAGGTGGTGCGAGCCCTCGCCAGGCTCCCCCGTGGCACCGCGCTTGCCCATCACGATGGCGTCGATGTCGTTCTCCGAAGCGTACGCCAGTATCTCCTCGTGGGGGACGCCGCGGCGCACCGCGGCCGTCGTCTCGATTTCGTGTTCGATGGCGTCCTCGACGACGTCCCCGACGAGGTCCTCGGCGTCGTCCGCCAGCCGCTCCAGCGCCGCCTCGTAGCTGCTCAGGGCCGGTGTCGACCCGTAGACGTTCTCGTCGACGACGAACAGCACGTGGAGTGTCGCGCCGTGTTCCGCCGCCAGGTCCATCCCGTGTTCGATGCCCCGCTCGGCGTGCTCGCTCCCGTCCGTCGGCACGAGGATGTTCGAGTACATGGCTAGCACTACGCCGTTTGCTATCAAGAGTGATGTGACGGTTCCCGTGACGGTGGAATCGGGCCGTGGTCTCAACACCGCCGACAGTTGGCCCGCTGGTAGTAGAGGAGACCGACGAAGAGGCCGATGCTCGCGACCCCCAGCAGCGGGCGGAGCGGGTCGAAGTACGTCATCAGCGCGGAGCTGCTGAACAGCGCGAGCAGGAGCGCGTTGCAGATCGGACACCCGAACGCGAGGACCCCGGAGACGACGCCGCCGACGGCGACACCGTCACCGAGCGGCTCCGCCGAAAGCGAGCGCTGGTAGACGAACGCCGCCGCGAACGCCGACGTGGCCATCAGGAACAGGTAGTCTGCCGGCGTGCTGGCGATCATCCGGACGTACAGCGGGTTCGGTATCAGTCCCGTCACCGCCCC
The DNA window shown above is from Haloarchaeobius litoreus and carries:
- a CDS encoding universal stress protein: MYSNILVPTDGSEHAERGIEHGMDLAAEHGATLHVLFVVDENVYGSTPALSSYEAALERLADDAEDLVGDVVEDAIEHEIETTAAVRRGVPHEEILAYASENDIDAIVMGKRGATGEPGEGSHHLGSITDRVLRESEVPVTPV